The nucleotide sequence AAGTAAAACCAGGATATATTTTAATAAAACAAAGAGGTAATAAATTTCATGCTGGAGATAATGTAGGATGTGGTAAAGATCATACTTTATTTTCAAAAGTAGAAGGAATTGTAAAATTTACTAATAAAGGTATAAAAAAAAAAAAATATATTAATATTATGATTATTTAATTTTAAATTTTATTTAAATATAAAATAATTTCTCTATATAGAGAAAAATAGAATTTTATTTCTAAAGTGGAGTTGTAATGAAATTTTTTGATGAAGCTATTATACATATTAAAGCAGGTAAAGGAGGTAATGGATGTATTAGTTTTTATCGTGCAAAATTTATTCCTAAAGGAGGTCCTAATGGAGGTAATGGGGGTAAAGGAGGAAATATATATTTTATATCTGATAATAATATTAATAATTTAAATAATTTTCGTAGTAAAAATAATTATATATCACAAAATGGATTTAAAGGACAAAATTATCAATGTACAGGAAAAAATGGTAAAAATTTATTTATTCGAGTTCCAATAGGAACAAATATTATTGATATAAAAAAACAAATAGTTCTTGTATCATTAAAAAAAAACAAACAAATTTTTTTAGCAGCAAAAGGAGGAAAAGGAGGATTAGGTAATATTAATTTTAAATCTTCTATAAATAGAACACCATATAAAAGAACTAAAGGTTTTTTAGGAGAAAAAAAAAAAATAAAATTAGAATTTATTTTAAAAGCAGACTTAAGTGTTTTGGGATTACCCAATTCAGGTAAATCAACATTTATAAAAAAAATAT is from Enterobacteriaceae endosymbiont of Donacia bicoloricornis and encodes:
- the rpmA gene encoding 50S ribosomal protein L27, whose protein sequence is MAHKKAGGSSRNGRDSHSKRLGIKCFGGEKVKPGYILIKQRGNKFHAGDNVGCGKDHTLFSKVEGIVKFTNKGIKKKKYINIMII
- the cgtA gene encoding Obg family GTPase CgtA translates to MKFFDEAIIHIKAGKGGNGCISFYRAKFIPKGGPNGGNGGKGGNIYFISDNNINNLNNFRSKNNYISQNGFKGQNYQCTGKNGKNLFIRVPIGTNIIDIKKQIVLVSLKKNKQIFLAAKGGKGGLGNINFKSSINRTPYKRTKGFLGEKKKIKLEFILKADLSVLGLPNSGKSTFIKKISSINTKIGNYFFTTTKPILGIIKNKLNNSFISILDVPSIIKKSSLGKGLGLNFIKHFKYCNLLLHFIDVSMINIKNNIFIDNMIDIINYEIKKYNKKIFLKEQWLILNKIDLLNNKNILLLNSKKILKKYKFIKKFYFISSKKNIGVEKLFLDILKYFNK